Part of the Synechococcus sp. HK01-R genome is shown below.
GCCACCGAAACACTGAATAAGCTGCTTATGACGCTCCAGAAGCAGCTGGAACAGTATGTTGACCTTTTGCGACCTTTCTACGCTCCCTAGTGATCAATTTGCGCGGTTAAAATGTTCGCACTCTGCCACCGAAGCCTCAGATAGCTGCGGCGTGTTGATTGATTGCTCGACTCCGATTCTATCTTCTCGGTAGTCCCTATTCTCGGTAGTCCCTAAATTTTCAAGTTTCACATGTCTCCTATGCTCTTCCAGCGTTTCAGCTCTTTATTCCTTTTGACCGGTTGCTTGTTGTTCTCCTAAAATGATTACTGAAATTATCTCTGATAAGACTCGATGGAAATATATCCTAAAACAATTAAGATCTTATGATTATTCGCATTCATTTGACTACCATGAGATTAGTAAAAATAATGGCGAGGGTGATCCTTTGCTATTCACCGTCTTTGATGATCGCCATAGAGTGCTGGGTTGTTGGCCAACTCTGAGGCGTAATATACAAAATACAGTCTACCATGATCTTTCTGGCGCGTATGGCTATGGGGGGCCGTTGTTTATGAAAGGGGTTGATTCTAGTCTAATTCTGGAATGCTTGCTTAGTGAGATGAAGAACTATGGCGCTATTTCTTTGTTTTCGAGAATTCATCCGCTTTTTGCAGATTACTTAGATGCTGGATATTATCGAAGCGATCACGACAAAATTGGAGATGTCGTTGTCATTGATATTAGGCCAGGGCAGCCCATCTTGCAGTCTTATCGTGGCTCTCATCGTAGGGAAATTATTAACGCCAGGCAAAAAGGACTGCGGCTTGAAGTTGATTGGCAATGTTCCCGGCTAATGGAATTTATTCGTATCTACGTAAAT
Proteins encoded:
- a CDS encoding GNAT family N-acetyltransferase: MITEIISDKTRWKYILKQLRSYDYSHSFDYHEISKNNGEGDPLLFTVFDDRHRVLGCWPTLRRNIQNTVYHDLSGAYGYGGPLFMKGVDSSLILECLLSEMKNYGAISLFSRIHPLFADYLDAGYYRSDHDKIGDVVVIDIRPGQPILQSYRGSHRREIINARQKGLRLEVDWQCSRLMEFIRIYVNAMRDLGARDYYFFSESYFEQLVAVNDFKPFIIFASFEGKVIAASMFVVTNKIMQYYLSGSCREFRGLSASKSIIATAHELAESMNLDHLVLGGGLGGARDSLFKFKAGFSGAIKPFYVTKMVFSERIYCELCESKQHLRADNCFFPLYRQ